In a genomic window of Saccharothrix sp. HUAS TT1:
- a CDS encoding ABC transporter ATP-binding protein — translation MVEHVLRLREVGVDYRTPAGSVTAVSDVSLDVPATGLTVLAGPSGSGKSTLLRVLSLVERPTRGGVELRGMGTARLSSRARRALRRRDVALVFQNPSDNLVGHLDVGDNLRAAAQAAGRDAPVEELLERLGLPGTAAWRVSAMSGGQQQRLAFGCALARRAAVVLADEPTSQLDAVSADLVLETLADLGRRDVPVVVASHDPRLIALADTRFDLRNGVLVA, via the coding sequence GTGGTTGAGCACGTGTTGCGGCTGCGCGAGGTCGGCGTGGACTACCGCACGCCCGCCGGGTCGGTGACCGCGGTGTCGGACGTGTCGCTGGACGTGCCCGCGACCGGCCTGACGGTGCTGGCCGGGCCGTCCGGTTCGGGCAAGTCGACGCTGCTGCGGGTGCTGAGCCTGGTGGAACGGCCCACCCGCGGCGGTGTGGAGCTGCGCGGCATGGGCACGGCACGGCTGTCGTCACGGGCACGGCGCGCGCTGCGGCGGCGGGACGTCGCCCTGGTGTTCCAGAACCCGTCGGACAACCTGGTCGGCCACCTGGACGTGGGCGACAACCTGCGGGCGGCGGCGCAGGCGGCGGGCCGGGACGCGCCGGTCGAGGAGCTGCTGGAGCGGCTGGGGCTGCCGGGCACGGCCGCGTGGCGGGTGTCGGCGATGTCCGGCGGGCAGCAGCAGCGGCTGGCGTTCGGGTGCGCGCTGGCGCGGCGGGCGGCGGTCGTGCTGGCCGACGAGCCGACGTCGCAGCTGGACGCGGTCTCGGCGGACCTGGTGCTGGAGACGCTGGCCGACCTGGGGCGGCGGGACGTGCCGGTCGTGGTGGCCTCGCACGACCCGCGGCTGATCGCGCTGGCGGACACGAGGTTCGACCTGCGGAACGGGGTGTTGGTGGCATGA
- a CDS encoding ABC transporter ATP-binding protein has protein sequence MTALRVTGVERTFRHAGGPVRVLRGVDFEVAAGELVTLSGPSGSGKSALLTVLAGFERADAGVVEMAGEVVTSAPPWKVCALLPQALGLAGELTLAENVALPIRLGRTGGSLTGVTDLLEELGIGALADRYPGEVSFGQQQRAALARAVIGSPSVLLADEPTAHLDGHSAPTAVRVLRRAADEGSAVLVATHHDEVHRAADRTLTLRDGRISVG, from the coding sequence ATGACGGCGCTGCGGGTGACAGGGGTCGAGCGGACGTTCCGGCACGCGGGCGGGCCGGTGCGCGTGCTGCGCGGCGTCGACTTCGAGGTGGCGGCCGGCGAGCTGGTGACGCTGTCCGGCCCGTCCGGGTCGGGCAAGAGCGCGCTGCTCACCGTGCTGGCCGGGTTCGAGCGGGCGGACGCGGGCGTGGTGGAGATGGCGGGCGAGGTGGTGACGAGCGCGCCGCCGTGGAAGGTGTGCGCCCTGCTGCCGCAGGCGCTGGGCCTGGCCGGCGAGCTGACGCTGGCGGAGAACGTGGCGCTGCCCATCCGGCTCGGCCGCACCGGTGGCTCGCTGACCGGGGTGACCGACCTGCTGGAGGAGCTGGGCATCGGCGCGCTGGCCGACCGCTACCCCGGCGAGGTGTCGTTCGGGCAGCAGCAGCGGGCCGCGCTGGCGCGGGCCGTGATCGGCTCGCCCTCGGTGCTGCTGGCCGACGAGCCCACCGCGCACCTGGACGGGCACAGCGCGCCGACGGCCGTGCGGGTGCTGCGCCGGGCGGCCGACGAGGGCTCGGCGGTGCTGGTCGCCACCCACCACGACGAGGTGCACCGCGCCGCGGACCGCACGCTGACCCTCCGCGACGGGCGGATCTCCGTAGGATAG
- a CDS encoding GDSL-type esterase/lipase family protein, translated as MSRRSASTALVFPLLALLLLVSDSPYPPLPGPARDAPRAIVALGDSTMAGEGAGSYEPGTNGENDNWCHRSTKASVHKTQVAGVDRVFNLACSGANSEQVGITDQVRNTEGSQARQLAAIAREYRVSVVVVAVGANDDPRFADVLGACLRAWIERRADCSKAMADEWRARVERMTPKVERALRDVRRALQDEGYTPRSYTLVLQSYAAPVAPGLPFDLQNLAGCPLRTGDLEWVRDEAVEQLSEGLRTAAKAVDARFLDLSKAGDDREACMGGDRQDSEWFTRLTVDFDGLRDEARARHALQESFHPNDRGYEQFGRCMSEFLATSAREASCVAGEDGNLNAVEAKD; from the coding sequence ATGTCGCGCCGATCCGCCTCCACCGCCCTCGTCTTCCCGCTGCTCGCCCTGTTGCTGCTGGTCAGCGATTCGCCGTACCCGCCGCTGCCCGGCCCGGCCCGCGACGCGCCACGCGCGATCGTGGCGCTCGGCGACAGCACGATGGCCGGTGAGGGCGCGGGCTCCTACGAGCCGGGCACGAACGGCGAGAACGACAACTGGTGCCACCGGTCGACCAAGGCGTCGGTGCACAAGACGCAGGTCGCGGGCGTGGACAGGGTGTTCAACCTGGCGTGCTCCGGCGCCAACTCGGAGCAGGTCGGCATCACCGACCAGGTCCGCAACACCGAGGGCTCGCAGGCCAGGCAGCTGGCCGCCATCGCGCGCGAGTACCGGGTGTCGGTGGTCGTGGTGGCGGTCGGCGCGAACGACGACCCGCGGTTCGCCGACGTGCTCGGCGCGTGCCTGCGGGCGTGGATCGAGCGCCGCGCCGACTGCTCGAAGGCCATGGCCGACGAGTGGAGGGCCCGGGTCGAGCGGATGACGCCCAAGGTGGAGCGCGCGCTGCGGGACGTCCGCCGGGCGCTGCAGGACGAGGGCTACACCCCGCGCTCGTACACGCTGGTGCTGCAGTCCTACGCCGCGCCGGTCGCGCCGGGGCTCCCGTTCGACCTGCAGAACCTGGCCGGGTGCCCGCTGCGCACGGGCGACCTGGAGTGGGTGCGGGACGAGGCGGTCGAGCAGCTGTCGGAGGGCTTGCGGACGGCGGCGAAGGCGGTGGACGCGCGGTTCCTGGACCTGTCCAAGGCCGGTGACGACCGCGAGGCGTGCATGGGTGGCGACCGGCAGGACAGCGAGTGGTTCACCCGGCTCACGGTGGACTTCGACGGCCTGCGCGACGAGGCGCGCGCCCGGCACGCGCTGCAGGAGTCGTTCCACCCCAACGACCGCGGCTACGAGCAGTTCGGCCGGTGCATGTCGGAGTTCCTGGCCACGTCGGCGCGCGAGGCGTCGTGCGTCGCCGGCGAGGACGGCAACCTCAACGCCGTGGAGGCGAAGGACTGA
- a CDS encoding histone deacetylase, with amino-acid sequence MSPASTDRPGDRLVWYVSYGSNMHAQRFGCYLAGGTPVGATRGYPGCRDTGPPVATRALEVPGGIYFATESPVWLGGRAFYDPDLPGVAAARAYLITAAQFADVAAQEMYREPGADLDLGAVPVGGRHALGPGRYETLVHLGEHDGHPALTFTAPWGAADVEHTRPSAPYLKLLGSGLAEAHGWAPGRIADHLAGRTPFWTAAEVEALVSPSPPRR; translated from the coding sequence ATGAGCCCCGCCTCGACTGACCGACCGGGGGACCGGCTGGTCTGGTACGTCAGCTACGGGTCGAACATGCACGCCCAGCGGTTCGGCTGCTACCTCGCCGGCGGGACGCCGGTCGGGGCGACCCGCGGCTACCCCGGCTGCCGGGACACCGGCCCGCCGGTCGCCACCAGGGCGCTGGAGGTGCCCGGCGGGATCTACTTCGCCACCGAGTCGCCCGTCTGGCTGGGCGGCCGGGCGTTCTACGACCCCGACCTGCCCGGCGTCGCCGCCGCCCGCGCCTACCTGATCACGGCCGCGCAGTTCGCCGACGTCGCCGCGCAGGAGATGTACCGCGAGCCCGGCGCCGACCTCGACCTCGGCGCGGTGCCGGTCGGCGGCAGGCACGCCCTCGGACCCGGCCGCTACGAGACCCTGGTGCACCTCGGCGAGCACGACGGCCACCCGGCGCTGACGTTCACCGCGCCGTGGGGCGCGGCCGACGTCGAGCACACCAGGCCGTCGGCCCCCTACCTGAAGCTGCTCGGGTCCGGTCTCGCCGAGGCGCACGGCTGGGCTCCCGGGCGGATCGCCGACCACCTCGCCGGCCGCACGCCGTTCTGGACCGCGGCCGAGGTCGAGGCGCTGGTCAGTCCTTCGCCTCCACGGCGTTGA